One region of Halomicrobium sp. LC1Hm genomic DNA includes:
- a CDS encoding DUF6293 family protein, with product MQTHIVPVGFDYDRLIAPLVREQLDVDHVILLEGAVGSEANVEYSQHLAEKLETDYQNLLGATTERFVIEDVYDYDAAFEQAFELINAELDEGNEVWVNISAMPRTVSFAFATASHSIMVEREGDRDRIHTYYTVPEKYLETELAEELRRQNDLLEELKAEVDGIASDENDEELRERVTARLDSARDLLDEFDERGTTIGAKEIDGSHVVELPVASFSNVKPFEEVILFTLGEHGEFESVSELAQALARDMGEEYTDSFRSKVIYNVDRLGPGGKGYIEQEEHGKSYRTRLSRIGELWVRAHGDGDRDSFS from the coding sequence ATGCAGACCCACATCGTCCCGGTCGGGTTCGACTACGACCGGCTGATCGCGCCGCTGGTGCGCGAGCAACTGGACGTGGACCACGTCATCCTGTTGGAGGGAGCCGTCGGCAGCGAGGCCAACGTCGAGTACTCCCAGCACCTCGCCGAGAAACTGGAGACGGACTACCAGAACCTGCTGGGCGCGACCACTGAGCGGTTCGTCATCGAGGACGTGTACGACTACGACGCCGCCTTCGAACAGGCCTTCGAGCTCATCAACGCCGAACTCGACGAGGGCAACGAGGTGTGGGTCAACATCTCCGCGATGCCCCGGACCGTCTCCTTTGCCTTCGCGACGGCGTCGCACTCGATCATGGTCGAACGCGAGGGTGACCGAGACCGCATCCACACCTACTACACCGTCCCCGAGAAGTACCTCGAAACGGAACTGGCCGAGGAGCTACGCCGCCAGAACGACCTGCTGGAGGAGCTGAAAGCCGAGGTCGACGGGATCGCGTCCGACGAGAACGACGAGGAACTCCGAGAGCGGGTCACGGCCCGCCTCGACTCGGCGCGGGATCTGCTCGACGAGTTCGACGAGCGCGGGACCACTATCGGTGCCAAAGAGATCGACGGCAGTCACGTCGTCGAGTTGCCCGTCGCCTCCTTCTCGAACGTCAAGCCCTTCGAGGAAGTGATCCTCTTTACGCTCGGCGAACACGGCGAGTTCGAGTCCGTCTCCGAACTGGCCCAGGCGCTGGCCCGAGACATGGGCGAGGAGTACACCGACAGCTTCCGCTCGAAGGTGATCTACAACGTCGACCGGCTCGGCCCCGGCGGGAAAGGCTACATCGAACAGGAGGAACACGGGAAGTCGTACCGAACGCGCCTGTCGCGGATCGGAGAGCTGTGGGTGCGAGCCCACGGGGACGGGGATCGTGACTCGTTCTCATAA